The genomic DNA GTATCCATTGAAGGCTCTGAACCCCGACCGGTTGGCGCGGATTGCCAGCGAGAGCCATACGCACTTGAAGGACATCCTCGAGACGCCCGGAGCCCATACGGACCACAACGAGCAAGTGTGGCTGACTCCGCCCAGCCTGGCCGCGGTCAAGGCGATCTTTATCCAGAAGCAACTGGACAGGCCGCCAGCGCTGATCGCGAAAACGCCGGACGAACTCATCCGCGAAAACGAGCGCCACCAAAGCAAGATCCAACAACTGAAGGAACGCAGCGTCCTGCTCGAACAGCAATACCGCGCGGGCAGCCTGACCCATCCCGAGATGGTCGCGGGCAAGGCGCCTCTGATGAGCCAGTCAAGAAAACTCGAAGAAACACCTTATCCCTACAAAATCGTCGATCAGAGCGCGCGACTGCCCAAGGAAGTACGCGTGCCTTCTTTCTGGAAAGACGGGAATGTTCCCGCAGGCTATGAAGGCCTGCGCGACAGGCTGGGTATGGAGGGCGTGGCGCTGGCTGATCTGATTACCCATGTCAGCCCGAATACCAAGCGCGCCGATTTGCCGGCCATGGCGGACGAGGTGTTACAGCGCGGGAAAGAGCCGAAACAACCTTGAACCTTTCAGGTCATGGATGGCCAGGAACTACAGTCAGGGACGATGGCGCGCGACGCTAAAAGTTGGCGACATCAGCGGCTCGCCTCTAGCAAATTCTGCACATACTCAACAAACACCCGTGCCTTGGCACTCGCCATCCGGCCTGTCGGAAACACCGCCCACAGGTCCTGGTCCGGCAGCGTCCAGTCCTGCATTACCGGCACGACTGCGCCGCTGGCCAGTTCCGGGGCGAACATCCATTGCGAGGCAATCGTCAGGCCCTGATCGGCCAGGACGGAGGCGCGCAAACCCTCGGCGGCGCTGACACGGATGCGGCCGCTGAGGGTTTGCGTGTGTTGCGCTGTGCCTTGAGTGAAAGTCCAGGTGGCGCCGCCGCTCAGGTTGTAGACGATGCCTTGATGCAGTTCCAGTTCGGCAGGGCAGGTGGGTACGCCGTGACGGGCGAAATACGCCGGCGAGCCGAGCACTACACGGCGGCAGTCGGCGATCTTGCGCGCGGTCAGGCTCGAGTCGCTGAGCGGGCCCATACGCAAAGCGACGTCGATGCCTTCCTCGACGAGGTTGATGTTGCGGTCGTCGAGAAGCAGGTCGATGTTCAGTTGTGGATGCTGGTCGAGGAAGGGACCCAGTTGCGGCACGATGTGCAGGCGGCCGAAGGTCACGGCGGCGCTGATACGCAGGTTGCCGCTCAAACCACTGGCGCTGCCACGGGCGGCGTTGTCCGCTTCGTTGGTTTCTTCGATGGCGCGCTTGGCCCGCTCGAAGAATGCCAGCCCGGCTTCGGTCGGGGTCAGGCCGCGGGTCGAGCGCAACAACAGACTTACGGCCAGGCGCTTTTCCAGTTGAGCGATGGTCTTCGACACGGCGGGCTGGCCGATTTCCAAACGCCGGGCGGCGGCGGAAAACGAGCCGGTTTCCACGACGTAGACGAAGGTCTCCATGGCGGCGAGGCGGTCCATCTCATGTCCTTGCACAATCTTGAGGCTGTTGAATAACCCTGTAGGAGTGAGCCTGCTCGCGATAGCGGTGATTCAGCAACATCAATGTGTCTGATACACCGTATTCGCGAGCAGGCTCACTCCTGCAGGGGGAATGTGTTGTTGATCAGAACGCAGCTTTGCCGACGGACGCACCACCATCGACAAACAGTGTCTGCCCGGTGATGAAACCGCTTTGTTCGGACAACAGAAACGCAATCGCCGAAGCGATCTCTTCCGGATGTCCCAAACGCCCCATCGGCACTCCGGCCAGCGCCCGCCCAATGCCCTTGCTGGCACCGGTGATGAGGAAAGTACGTCGGGTCATGGCAACTCCTTGGAAGGTCTGTCGGACGGTCGTGAGTGTAATCTGACCGAAGCGTGTGGAGCGGATCTTTGCTGAACATAAACACTGGAGCTGCGGCACGCTGCGATCTTTTGATCTTTAAAAAACACAATCAAAAGATCGCAGCGTGCCGCAGCTCCTACAGAGGGATCGCCGTATCGAATTGACGCTGTTAGCGCGAGGATGAAGTTAAGCCGTCGCCAGCGAACGTCCCTGCGATGCACTCAAAAACCGCAACAACGCCAACAACGGAAACGCACTGCCAACAATCACGATCCACAACCAGCCGCCATACTCATATACCGCGCTGGCCACCGACGAGCCAAAGGCGCCGCCGATGAAGATGCTGGTCATGTACAGCGCGTTCAGGCGACCGCGGCTTTTGGCGTCCAGCGAGTACACCGCACGCTGGCCGAGGACCATGTTCATCTGCACGCAGAAGTCGAGCACCACGCCGGTTACCGCCAGGCCGATCACGCTGTAGGCCGGGTGGATGAAGGCGGGCAGGAAGCTCAGGCTGGCGAACAGCATGGCCAACAGCGAGGCGAGGCGGGTGTGGCCAGCGTCGGCCAGGCGTCCGGCGATGGGGGCGGCGATGGCACCGATGGCGCCGACCAGGGCGAAAATCGCGATCTCGCTTTGCGACAGGCCATGGTTACGTGCCAGCTCCAGCGGCACCGCGGTCCAGAACAGACTGAACGTGGCGAACATGCAACCCTGGTAAAACGCACGCTGACGCAGCACTGGTTGTTGGCGCAGCAGTGTCCACAGCGACCCGAGCAGTTGCCCGTACGTGGCGCTGTGATCCGGTTGGCGCTTGGGCACAGTCAGCGCCAGCACCACACTGATCGCCGCCATCAATGCTGCCGCGATCATGAACATCGCCCGCCAACCGAAATGGTCGGCGACCACGCTCGACACCGGCCGCGCCAGCAGGATACCCAACAGCAA from Pseudomonas baetica includes the following:
- a CDS encoding LysR family transcriptional regulator; the encoded protein is MDRLAAMETFVYVVETGSFSAAARRLEIGQPAVSKTIAQLEKRLAVSLLLRSTRGLTPTEAGLAFFERAKRAIEETNEADNAARGSASGLSGNLRISAAVTFGRLHIVPQLGPFLDQHPQLNIDLLLDDRNINLVEEGIDVALRMGPLSDSSLTARKIADCRRVVLGSPAYFARHGVPTCPAELELHQGIVYNLSGGATWTFTQGTAQHTQTLSGRIRVSAAEGLRASVLADQGLTIASQWMFAPELASGAVVPVMQDWTLPDQDLWAVFPTGRMASAKARVFVEYVQNLLEASR
- a CDS encoding SDR family oxidoreductase, whose protein sequence is MTRRTFLITGASKGIGRALAGVPMGRLGHPEEIASAIAFLLSEQSGFITGQTLFVDGGASVGKAAF
- a CDS encoding MFS transporter; this encodes MTTTTHTMTRGMVLLFAFCCGAIVANIYYAQPIIGLIAPEIGLTDTMASFIVSLTQIGYALGLFFLVPLGDLLENRRLMIITTVVAIASLLAAAFTDQPNLFLLISLLVGFSSVSVQILIPLAAHLAPEESRGRVVGGIMGGLLLGILLARPVSSVVADHFGWRAMFMIAAALMAAISVVLALTVPKRQPDHSATYGQLLGSLWTLLRQQPVLRQRAFYQGCMFATFSLFWTAVPLELARNHGLSQSEIAIFALVGAIGAIAAPIAGRLADAGHTRLASLLAMLFASLSFLPAFIHPAYSVIGLAVTGVVLDFCVQMNMVLGQRAVYSLDAKSRGRLNALYMTSIFIGGAFGSSVASAVYEYGGWLWIVIVGSAFPLLALLRFLSASQGRSLATA